A window from Methylocystis sp. MJC1 encodes these proteins:
- a CDS encoding MmcB family DNA repair protein, whose amino-acid sequence MQSNLLSSAEVGRPEATRRVTRGARVYLRARGFAVMAEMPLPNGTRADLVALAPDGGLRIVEVKSSLEDLRADQKWTRYRNYCDWFYFAIPMALDVGLFPQDAGLIVADAHGAMLAREAPSLRLAPASRKAMLVRFGALAAERYCALAFGDERLES is encoded by the coding sequence ATGCAATCCAATCTGCTTTCATCGGCGGAGGTCGGGCGGCCCGAGGCCACCCGGCGCGTGACGCGCGGCGCGCGGGTCTATCTGCGGGCCCGCGGCTTCGCCGTCATGGCCGAAATGCCCTTGCCCAATGGGACGCGGGCCGATCTCGTCGCGCTGGCGCCCGACGGGGGATTGCGCATCGTCGAGGTGAAGTCCTCGCTCGAGGATTTGCGCGCGGATCAGAAATGGACGCGGTACCGGAACTATTGCGACTGGTTCTATTTCGCCATTCCCATGGCGCTCGACGTCGGTTTATTTCCCCAGGACGCCGGCCTGATCGTCGCCGATGCGCATGGTGCGATGCTCGCCCGCGAAGCGCCGAGTTTGCGTCTCGCGCCGGCGAGCCGAAAGGCGATGCTGGTGCGCTTTGGCGCATTGGCGGCGGAACGCTATTGCGCACTCGCTTTCGGAGACGAGCGGCTGGAGAGCTGA
- a CDS encoding polyamine ABC transporter substrate-binding protein: MTKILAALLIAFACAPASAAERVVNIFNWSDYIDPGVLEDFTRETGVKVVYDTYDSNEILESRLLAGATGYDIVVPSATFLQRQIKAGVLQPVSRKRLANAVNIWSEIDGRLSSYDPGSAHAINYMWYTTGVAYNVAKIKERIGKPITSWEQVLRPENLKKLADCGVYVLDSPEDILAITLNFLKLDPNSKSESDLRRAADHLVGLRRYIKKFHSSEYINALANGDICLAIGWAGDSLQARNRAREAGSDVEIAYAIPSEGTLMSMDNLAMPIDAPHVAEAYLFIDYLLRPDVAARNTKATNFANGVGPSRALIDSSIANDPSVYPNDATMRRLFTVTTPNQPQQKFITRLWTMVKTGR; this comes from the coding sequence ATGACGAAGATCCTCGCCGCCCTCCTCATCGCCTTTGCCTGCGCTCCCGCCTCGGCTGCCGAGCGCGTGGTTAATATCTTCAATTGGAGCGATTACATCGATCCGGGCGTGCTCGAGGATTTCACGCGCGAGACCGGCGTGAAGGTCGTCTATGACACATACGACTCCAATGAAATATTGGAGTCCCGCCTGCTTGCCGGCGCAACGGGCTACGACATAGTGGTGCCTTCCGCGACCTTTCTGCAACGGCAGATCAAAGCCGGCGTGCTGCAACCCGTCAGCCGCAAGCGCCTCGCCAATGCGGTCAACATATGGAGCGAAATCGACGGCCGGCTGTCGAGCTACGATCCGGGCAGCGCGCACGCGATCAATTACATGTGGTACACGACCGGCGTCGCCTATAATGTCGCGAAGATCAAGGAGCGCATCGGCAAGCCGATCACGAGCTGGGAACAGGTGCTGCGCCCCGAAAATTTGAAAAAGCTCGCCGACTGCGGCGTCTATGTGCTGGATAGTCCCGAAGACATACTCGCCATCACACTCAATTTCCTGAAGCTCGATCCCAACTCCAAGAGCGAAAGCGACCTCAGGCGCGCAGCCGATCATCTCGTGGGGCTACGGCGCTACATCAAGAAATTCCACTCCTCGGAATATATCAACGCGCTTGCCAATGGCGACATCTGCCTCGCCATCGGCTGGGCGGGCGACAGCCTGCAGGCGCGCAACCGCGCGCGCGAGGCGGGCTCGGATGTCGAGATCGCCTATGCGATCCCCAGCGAAGGCACGCTAATGTCCATGGACAATCTCGCCATGCCCATCGACGCGCCGCATGTCGCCGAGGCCTATCTGTTCATCGATTATCTGCTGCGGCCCGATGTGGCCGCGCGCAACACCAAGGCCACCAATTTCGCCAATGGCGTCGGCCCCTCCCGCGCCTTGATCGACAGTTCAATCGCGAATGACCCTTCGGTGTATCCGAATGACGCGACCATGCGCCGCCTCTTCACCGTCACGACCCCGAACCAGCCTCAGCAGAAGTTTATCACGAGGCTTTGGACAATGGTGAAAACCGGGCGATAG
- a CDS encoding IS3 family transposase (programmed frameshift), whose amino-acid sequence MKKKRFTEEQIIGILREQEAGAKVADLARKHAVSEATLYNWKVKFGGMDVSEAKRLKALEEENAKLKKLLADQMLEAAALRELLGKKMVGPAVRREAVAHLRAVMGLSERRACCIVAVDRTTVRYVPKRQADTALRERLRELANSRRRFGYRRLFVLLRQQGERSGKNRIYRLYREEGLTVRKRRSRRRAVGTRAPILVEAKPNARWSLDFVHDQFACGRRFRILNIVDDVTRECLAAIPDTSISGKRVARELSALIRRRDKPGMIVSDNGTEFTSNAILSWASEGGIKWRYIAPGKPMQNGFCESFNGRMRDELLNETLFFGLDHARAKIGEWVSDNSHRRPHSSLGYATPADYAANLTATGDRLRNPDQLRRSPVATSAPSGVSNAPTLIIAG is encoded by the exons ATGAAGAAGAAGCGGTTCACGGAAGAGCAGATCATCGGGATTTTGCGGGAGCAGGAAGCGGGCGCGAAGGTCGCGGATCTGGCGCGCAAACACGCGGTTTCGGAAGCGACGCTCTACAATTGGAAGGTCAAATTCGGCGGCATGGACGTTTCGGAAGCGAAGCGTCTGAAGGCGCTGGAGGAGGAGAATGCAAAGCTGAAGAAGCTGCTGGCGGATCAGATGCTGGAAGCGGCGGCGCTCCGGGAGCTTCTGG GGAAAAAAATGGTAGGGCCCGCCGTCAGGCGCGAAGCCGTCGCGCATCTTCGGGCCGTGATGGGCCTGTCGGAGCGTCGGGCCTGCTGCATCGTCGCCGTCGACCGCACGACGGTCCGCTACGTCCCGAAGCGTCAGGCCGATACGGCTCTGCGCGAAAGGCTTCGAGAACTCGCCAACTCTCGCCGCCGCTTCGGCTACCGGCGGCTGTTCGTCCTGCTGCGTCAGCAAGGCGAGCGCTCCGGCAAGAACCGCATCTACCGGCTCTATCGCGAGGAAGGGCTCACGGTGCGCAAGCGCCGCTCCCGACGCCGCGCCGTTGGGACGCGGGCGCCGATCCTCGTCGAGGCGAAGCCGAATGCGCGCTGGTCTCTGGACTTCGTGCATGACCAGTTCGCCTGTGGCCGGCGCTTTCGCATCCTCAACATCGTCGACGACGTCACGCGCGAATGTCTGGCGGCGATCCCCGATACGTCGATCTCGGGCAAGCGCGTCGCCCGTGAGCTGTCCGCGCTGATCCGGCGGCGCGACAAGCCGGGCATGATCGTTTCCGACAACGGGACGGAGTTCACCTCGAACGCCATCCTGTCCTGGGCAAGCGAAGGCGGGATCAAATGGCGTTACATCGCGCCGGGCAAGCCGATGCAGAACGGCTTTTGCGAGAGCTTCAACGGGCGCATGCGCGATGAGCTTCTGAATGAAACGCTGTTTTTCGGCCTCGACCACGCACGGGCGAAGATCGGCGAATGGGTAAGCGACAATAGTCATCGACGCCCGCATTCTTCGCTCGGCTACGCGACGCCAGCGGACTATGCGGCCAATCTCACCGCAACAGGCGATCGGCTGCGCAACCCCGACCAGCTCCGCCGATCACCTGTTGCTACATCCGCGCCCTCGGGCGTATCAAATGCTCCGACTCTAATTATTGCTGGATGA
- a CDS encoding J domain-containing protein: MTDKEQWVVWNGSLGVLDMVTIGHIEAREDGRRAYLAPPYGVIGPFSLDELEAQGRIAFGECLVMSRQRWQEDQLELRLEAREKRRAFQFQFRFTESDQEEHRETLNLPTEGALTPSEINAAFRRLAKTAHPDAGGSAEEYRRIAEARDALLEQFATAS; the protein is encoded by the coding sequence ATGACGGACAAAGAGCAATGGGTCGTCTGGAATGGCTCGCTGGGCGTCTTGGATATGGTGACCATCGGCCATATCGAGGCGCGCGAGGACGGCAGGCGCGCCTATCTTGCGCCGCCCTACGGCGTCATCGGCCCGTTTAGCCTCGACGAGCTCGAGGCGCAGGGGCGGATCGCCTTTGGCGAATGCCTCGTCATGTCGCGCCAGAGGTGGCAAGAAGATCAGCTCGAATTGCGCCTCGAAGCGCGGGAGAAGCGCCGCGCCTTCCAGTTTCAGTTTCGTTTCACCGAGTCGGATCAGGAAGAGCACCGCGAGACGCTGAACTTGCCGACCGAGGGCGCGCTCACGCCATCGGAGATCAACGCCGCCTTCCGGCGGCTGGCCAAGACCGCGCATCCTGACGCCGGCGGCAGCGCCGAGGAGTACCGCCGTATTGCGGAGGCGCGCGACGCGCTTCTCGAGCAATTCGCAACGGCTTCATAG
- the dnaA gene encoding chromosomal replication initiator protein DnaA yields the protein MLDRAMPNDGISPEDQKRWEGVRQRLRAELGDAVYSSWFTRLELDRLTGQTIYLSVPTKFLKSWVQSHYASRIKARVSNEFESVEHVVIDVRSSARKAKLRDGAGESDAHTPHLAEKPQTPYVIAAEPIETPAAQRRPARPVAPRGENDSFVGSPLDRRLSFSTFLVGPSNQLAYAAACRVADARPGDTPMFNPLYAHAAVGLGKTHLLQALAHATNDNRRRAVYLTAERFMSGFVSSLTTQTAHTFKERLRAIDMLIIDDVQFLQGKSIQQEFCHTLNALIDAGRQVVVAADRPPSDLETLDERVLSRFKGGLCVDIGPLDESLRAKILGARIAAAQEMQPGFHVPPDVINYVARTIVTNGRDLEGAVNRLLAHVTLNGAPLTVETAETAIRDLVRTQEPKRVKIDDIQKLVASHYNISRSDILSSRRTANVVRPRQIAMYLSKVLTLRSLPEIGRRFGGRDHTTVLHAVRKIEELVSKDKSLAEVIDLLKRILNEQ from the coding sequence ATGCTGGATCGCGCCATGCCAAACGACGGGATTTCCCCGGAAGATCAAAAGCGCTGGGAAGGTGTACGACAAAGATTGCGCGCCGAGCTCGGCGATGCGGTCTACAGCTCCTGGTTTACCCGGTTGGAGCTCGATCGATTGACCGGCCAGACCATCTATCTCAGCGTGCCGACCAAATTCTTGAAGAGCTGGGTGCAATCCCATTACGCCTCGCGCATCAAGGCGCGGGTGTCGAACGAATTCGAAAGTGTCGAGCACGTGGTGATCGACGTGCGTTCCTCGGCGCGCAAGGCCAAACTGCGCGACGGCGCCGGCGAGTCCGATGCGCATACACCGCATTTGGCCGAGAAGCCGCAGACTCCTTACGTTATTGCTGCGGAACCTATCGAGACTCCCGCCGCGCAACGGCGGCCAGCGCGTCCCGTTGCGCCGCGTGGCGAGAACGACTCTTTTGTCGGTTCGCCGTTGGATCGCCGCTTGTCCTTTTCGACCTTCCTCGTAGGTCCCTCCAACCAGCTCGCTTACGCCGCCGCATGTCGCGTCGCAGACGCTCGGCCGGGCGATACGCCGATGTTCAATCCGCTTTACGCGCATGCCGCGGTGGGTCTCGGCAAGACGCATCTGCTGCAGGCGCTTGCCCATGCGACGAACGACAATCGGCGCCGCGCGGTCTATCTCACCGCCGAACGTTTCATGAGCGGCTTCGTTTCTTCGCTCACCACGCAGACGGCGCACACCTTCAAGGAGCGGTTGCGCGCCATCGACATGCTCATCATCGACGATGTGCAGTTCCTGCAAGGCAAATCGATCCAGCAGGAGTTCTGCCACACGCTCAATGCGTTGATCGACGCAGGGCGTCAGGTTGTCGTCGCCGCCGATCGTCCGCCGTCCGATCTCGAAACGCTGGATGAGCGCGTTCTGTCGCGTTTCAAGGGCGGCCTGTGTGTCGACATCGGCCCGCTCGACGAATCCTTGCGCGCAAAAATCTTGGGCGCGCGCATCGCCGCCGCCCAGGAAATGCAGCCGGGCTTCCATGTGCCGCCGGACGTCATCAATTACGTCGCGCGCACGATCGTGACCAACGGCCGCGATCTGGAAGGCGCCGTCAATCGTCTTTTGGCGCATGTCACACTCAACGGCGCGCCGCTGACCGTCGAGACCGCGGAAACGGCGATCCGCGATTTGGTTCGCACGCAAGAGCCCAAGCGCGTCAAGATCGACGACATCCAAAAGCTCGTGGCGTCGCACTACAATATTTCGCGCTCCGACATTCTTTCCTCGCGCCGCACGGCGAATGTCGTGCGCCCTCGCCAGATCGCGATGTATCTGTCGAAGGTGTTGACCTTGCGCTCCTTGCCCGAGATCGGTCGACGCTTCGGCGGCCGCGATCACACGACGGTGCTGCACGCTGTCCGAAAGATCGAGGAGCTCGTCTCCAAGGACAAAAGCCTTGCGGAAGTCATCGATCTTCTGAAACGCATATTGAACGAGCAATAA
- the rpsT gene encoding 30S ribosomal protein S20: protein MANTASAKKAVRKIERRTAVNRARRSRMRTFVRKVEEAIASGDASLAAAALQSAAPEMMRAAQKGVIHKNTASRKVSRLSASVKALAAKG, encoded by the coding sequence ATGGCCAATACCGCTTCGGCCAAAAAGGCCGTTCGCAAGATCGAGCGCCGCACCGCCGTCAACCGCGCCCGTCGCAGCCGCATGCGCACCTTCGTGCGCAAGGTCGAGGAGGCGATCGCTTCCGGCGACGCGTCGCTCGCCGCCGCCGCGCTGCAGAGCGCCGCGCCCGAGATGATGCGCGCCGCGCAGAAGGGCGTCATTCACAAGAACACCGCCTCGCGCAAAGTGTCGCGCCTGAGCGCCAGCGTGAAGGCGCTCGCCGCCAAGGGCTAA
- a CDS encoding enoyl-CoA hydratase: MSSYETIEVETHGRVGLIRLNRPQALNALNALLISEVDCALAGFEADDGVGCVVITGSEKAFAAGADIKEMKDKSFADAYLSDFIGRWDTVARARKPIIAAVAGFALGGGCELAMMCDFIIAADTAQFGQPEIKIGVIPGAGGTQRLTRAIGKAKAMDLVLTGRMMGAEEAERCGLVARIVPAADLVAEALKAGAAIAAMSLPATMMAKEAVNAAFETTLTEGVRYERRLFYSLFATQDQKEGMTAFVEKRKPAFQNR; this comes from the coding sequence ATGAGCAGCTACGAGACGATCGAAGTCGAAACGCATGGCCGCGTGGGCCTCATTCGGCTCAATCGGCCGCAGGCCTTGAACGCCCTCAACGCGCTGCTGATCAGCGAGGTCGACTGCGCCCTGGCCGGCTTCGAGGCCGACGACGGCGTTGGCTGCGTAGTGATCACCGGCTCGGAGAAGGCCTTCGCCGCCGGCGCCGACATCAAGGAGATGAAGGACAAGAGCTTCGCCGACGCTTATCTGAGCGACTTCATCGGCCGCTGGGACACGGTTGCGCGCGCCCGCAAGCCCATCATCGCGGCGGTCGCCGGTTTCGCGCTCGGCGGCGGCTGCGAGCTCGCCATGATGTGCGACTTCATAATAGCGGCCGATACGGCGCAGTTCGGCCAGCCGGAGATCAAGATCGGCGTCATCCCCGGCGCGGGCGGCACGCAGCGCCTCACCCGCGCGATCGGCAAAGCCAAAGCCATGGACCTTGTGCTGACCGGCCGCATGATGGGGGCGGAGGAGGCCGAGCGCTGCGGTCTCGTCGCCCGAATCGTCCCCGCCGCCGACCTTGTCGCCGAGGCGCTGAAAGCCGGGGCGGCCATCGCCGCCATGTCGCTGCCGGCGACGATGATGGCCAAGGAGGCGGTGAACGCCGCTTTCGAAACCACGCTCACCGAGGGCGTGCGCTATGAGCGCCGGCTCTTTTACTCCCTCTTTGCGACCCAGGATCAAAAAGAAGGCATGACGGCCTTCGTCGAGAAGCGGAAACCCGCTTTCCAGAACCGCTGA
- a CDS encoding RrF2 family transcriptional regulator encodes MRLLPRPARFALMAALDVALYARGRPVSSKELAARHDLPPRRLETLLQALVRAGILKSVRGPAGGYELARERRRLCIGEIVRVALRAEEEEDQAPALLIAVLEPLIAETEEAALARLDDITLEDLYTRAIAQGFGQREPATDFDI; translated from the coding sequence ATGAGGCTGCTGCCGCGACCGGCGCGATTCGCCTTGATGGCGGCGCTCGACGTCGCCCTCTATGCGCGTGGACGCCCGGTCTCCTCGAAAGAGCTTGCCGCGCGCCACGATCTTCCGCCGCGTCGGCTCGAAACGCTGCTGCAGGCGCTGGTGCGCGCCGGCATATTGAAGAGCGTGCGGGGCCCGGCGGGCGGCTATGAGCTGGCGCGCGAGCGACGCCGGCTCTGCATCGGAGAGATCGTGCGCGTCGCCTTGCGCGCCGAGGAGGAAGAGGATCAGGCGCCTGCGCTGCTCATCGCCGTGCTCGAGCCCCTGATCGCCGAGACAGAAGAGGCGGCGCTGGCGCGGCTCGACGACATTACGCTCGAGGATCTCTATACCCGCGCGATCGCGCAGGGCTTCGGCCAGAGAGAGCCGGCGACGGACTTCGATATTTAG
- the dut gene encoding dUTP diphosphatase — MKVSIRRLTNGEGLPLPAYASEGAAGLDLYAALPAGQKLVLEPGARDLIPTGIQIALPAGYEAQLRPRSGLAVEYGVTVLNAPGTIDSDYRGEVKALLINHGGQPFEITRGMRIAQLVVAPVMRAILAEVEDLDETARGAGGFGSTGLHGGGEE; from the coding sequence ATGAAAGTCTCCATCCGCCGCCTCACCAATGGCGAGGGCCTGCCGCTCCCCGCCTACGCCAGCGAGGGCGCCGCCGGCCTCGATCTCTATGCGGCGCTGCCCGCTGGGCAGAAGCTCGTGCTGGAGCCGGGCGCGCGCGATCTGATTCCGACCGGAATCCAGATCGCCTTGCCTGCGGGCTATGAGGCGCAGCTGCGGCCGCGCTCTGGGCTTGCCGTCGAATATGGCGTGACCGTGCTCAATGCGCCGGGCACAATCGACAGCGACTATCGCGGCGAGGTGAAAGCGCTGCTCATCAATCATGGGGGGCAGCCCTTCGAGATCACCCGCGGCATGCGGATCGCCCAGCTCGTCGTCGCGCCGGTCATGCGCGCGATCCTGGCCGAAGTCGAGGATCTCGACGAAACCGCGCGCGGGGCGGGCGGTTTCGGCTCCACTGGCTTGCATGGGGGCGGCGAGGAATGA
- the coaBC gene encoding bifunctional phosphopantothenoylcysteine decarboxylase/phosphopantothenate--cysteine ligase CoaBC, translated as MQSLEGKRVLLVVGGGIAAYKSLDLVRRLRERGARVRVVMTAAAKQFVTPLAFVSLTNEKVYDDLFSATDEQEMGHIQLSRDADLVVVAPATAHLLARAAQGLCDDLATTLLLATDKRALYAPAMNLRMWLAPATRRNVVTLEGDGALFVGPNSGEMACGEYGPGRMAEPLEIVAAIEQALESDTRLSLPAVEPGALAGRLVVVTSGPTHEAIDPVRYIANRSSGKQGHAIAAAAASAGARVTLISGPVTLPDPPGCDVIHVESARDMLAAVEQALPADVFVAAAAVADWRVEAAAQKIKKEQGAEAPSFALVENPDILASVARAQNRPRLVVGFAAETTNVITHAREKLARKGCDLIVANDVSEGSGVFGGDENEAHLVSPIGVESWPRLRKGAVAERLVARFAEILNKKEAAE; from the coding sequence ATGCAAAGCCTTGAGGGGAAGAGGGTTTTGCTCGTCGTTGGGGGCGGGATCGCGGCTTATAAGTCACTCGATCTCGTGCGTCGGCTGCGCGAGCGGGGGGCCCGGGTGCGGGTGGTCATGACCGCCGCGGCCAAGCAATTCGTCACGCCGCTCGCCTTCGTCAGCCTGACCAATGAAAAAGTTTACGACGATCTCTTCTCGGCGACGGACGAGCAGGAGATGGGCCATATCCAGCTCTCCCGCGACGCCGACCTCGTCGTCGTCGCGCCCGCGACCGCGCATCTCCTCGCGCGCGCCGCGCAGGGCCTCTGCGACGATCTCGCCACGACGCTTCTGCTTGCGACCGACAAGCGCGCCCTCTACGCGCCCGCTATGAATCTGCGCATGTGGCTGGCGCCCGCGACCCGGCGCAATGTCGTAACGCTCGAAGGCGACGGCGCGCTGTTCGTCGGCCCCAACAGCGGGGAGATGGCCTGTGGCGAATATGGCCCGGGCCGCATGGCCGAGCCGCTGGAAATCGTCGCCGCCATAGAGCAAGCGCTGGAGAGCGACACGCGGCTTTCCTTGCCGGCCGTCGAACCCGGCGCGCTGGCTGGCCGCCTTGTCGTCGTCACCTCCGGGCCGACGCATGAGGCGATCGACCCCGTGCGCTACATCGCCAACCGCTCCTCGGGCAAGCAGGGCCACGCCATCGCCGCCGCGGCCGCCAGCGCGGGCGCGCGGGTGACGCTGATCTCCGGGCCTGTGACGCTCCCCGATCCGCCTGGCTGCGACGTTATTCACGTCGAGAGCGCCCGCGACATGCTTGCCGCTGTCGAGCAGGCGCTGCCGGCCGATGTCTTTGTCGCCGCCGCCGCCGTCGCCGATTGGCGCGTCGAGGCGGCGGCGCAGAAAATCAAGAAAGAGCAGGGGGCTGAGGCGCCGAGCTTTGCGCTCGTCGAAAACCCGGACATTCTGGCGAGCGTCGCGCGCGCGCAAAACCGGCCGCGGCTCGTCGTCGGCTTTGCGGCGGAGACCACCAACGTCATTACTCACGCCCGCGAGAAGCTCGCCCGCAAGGGCTGCGATCTCATCGTCGCCAATGATGTGTCGGAAGGCTCCGGCGTTTTCGGCGGCGATGAGAACGAGGCGCATCTCGTTTCGCCGATCGGCGTCGAAAGCTGGCCGCGCCTGCGCAAGGGGGCGGTCGCCGAGCGGCTCGTTGCGCGGTTCGCGGAGATTCTCAACAAAAAAGAGGCCGCTGAATGA
- the recF gene encoding DNA replication/repair protein RecF (All proteins in this family for which functions are known are DNA-binding proteins that assist the filamentation of RecA onto DNA for the initiation of recombination or recombinational repair.) — MTRADSLPAPRVRRLTLADYRSYAQARCEIDARLVALVGENGAGKTNVLEALSLFSPGRGLRRAELSECARRDGSGGFAVSIEIEADEMTAQLGHGLSAEGERQFRIDRTPVSSARAFADHLRVLWLTPAMDGLFNGPAGERRRFLDRLALGVDADHGARVNKLERALRNRNRLLEEGISNKRWLDAAEQEIAALGVAVAAARRETVSRLASLIVASESVFPWAEITIDGEIENILAEAPALAVEERFRETLRDTRRRDAAAGRTLTGPQTSDLAVRHGPKNEAARDCSTGEQKALLMGLTLAHVRLVGEMTGKAPLLLLDEVAAHFDPKRREALFSELEALGGQIWMTGADPLLFASLDGRAEMLLVTPGRIEKAL; from the coding sequence ATGACGCGCGCCGATTCCCTGCCCGCGCCGCGCGTGCGGCGCCTCACGCTTGCCGATTACCGCTCCTATGCGCAGGCGCGCTGCGAGATCGACGCGCGGCTCGTGGCGCTTGTCGGCGAGAACGGCGCCGGCAAGACCAATGTGCTGGAAGCCCTTTCGCTCTTTTCGCCGGGCCGGGGCCTGCGCCGCGCCGAGCTTTCCGAATGCGCCCGCCGCGACGGCTCTGGCGGCTTCGCCGTGTCGATCGAGATTGAAGCGGATGAGATGACGGCGCAGCTCGGCCACGGGCTTTCGGCCGAGGGCGAGCGGCAATTCCGCATCGACCGCACGCCGGTTTCCTCTGCCCGCGCCTTTGCGGATCATTTACGCGTCTTGTGGCTGACGCCCGCGATGGACGGGCTGTTCAACGGCCCGGCGGGTGAACGCCGGCGTTTTCTCGATCGACTGGCGCTCGGCGTCGACGCCGATCACGGCGCACGCGTCAACAAACTGGAGCGCGCGCTGCGCAACCGCAACCGGCTGCTGGAGGAAGGCATCTCAAACAAGCGCTGGCTCGACGCCGCCGAGCAGGAAATCGCCGCGCTCGGCGTCGCCGTGGCGGCGGCGCGGCGCGAGACCGTCTCGCGGCTTGCGTCGTTGATCGTCGCCAGCGAAAGCGTCTTTCCCTGGGCGGAGATCACGATAGACGGCGAAATCGAGAACATACTCGCCGAGGCGCCGGCGCTCGCTGTGGAAGAGCGCTTCCGCGAGACGCTTCGAGACACACGACGCCGCGACGCCGCCGCCGGCCGCACCCTCACCGGCCCGCAGACGAGCGATCTCGCCGTGCGCCACGGCCCCAAGAACGAAGCCGCGCGCGACTGCTCCACGGGCGAACAGAAAGCGCTGCTGATGGGCCTGACTTTGGCCCACGTCCGGCTCGTCGGAGAAATGACCGGCAAGGCGCCCCTGCTGCTTCTGGATGAGGTCGCCGCACATTTCGATCCGAAGCGGCGCGAGGCGTTGTTTAGCGAGCTAGAGGCGCTGGGCGGTCAAATCTGGATGACGGGCGCCGATCCGCTGTTGTTCGCCTCGCTCGACGGGCGGGCGGAGATGTTGTTGGTGACGCCCGGACGCATAGAAAAAGCTCTCTGA
- a CDS encoding DUF3422 family protein, with translation MNKPVTGAQWIEHESRAAILAELHARPFLPLQVPRRIYHFAFATNREEALADRAALEQLARRHQLEPPAPDAKFHHLALDGWQLRWEQHAEFTTYSWSTSIGAEKPFDHADPLARGEIAFRPPGRLIVAAHLCVIEGQMPLEELAALFNSQSLCVIEIGKAGGAQALTDFAVDAYGFTRMAIRTLEAPPLEAGRLAQRLLEVETYRSMALIGLPLARAVSPELTMMEEELSEITNALRRDESRSNQHLLKRLSDLLAANEALSTRTTFRFSASRAYHALVKSRLELLQEAKEGQYPTISSFLNARLDPAIETCNAVQARQTRFSTDVARTTNLMRTGITLEMERQNGALLDDMVRRTRLQMRLNRMVQGISVAGLAYYLVGLFAFIAKGLKEAGALPEAISADMAGAIFVPFALLISWAFMARVRVLSIRAAKEELGD, from the coding sequence ATGAATAAGCCAGTCACGGGCGCGCAGTGGATCGAACATGAATCGCGCGCGGCGATCCTCGCGGAGCTGCATGCGCGGCCTTTCCTGCCGTTGCAGGTCCCGCGCCGCATCTACCATTTCGCCTTTGCGACCAATCGCGAGGAAGCTTTGGCGGACCGCGCCGCGCTCGAACAATTGGCGCGAAGGCATCAGCTCGAACCGCCGGCGCCAGACGCGAAATTCCATCATCTCGCGCTCGACGGCTGGCAATTGCGCTGGGAGCAGCACGCCGAATTCACGACCTATAGCTGGTCGACCAGCATAGGGGCGGAAAAGCCTTTCGATCACGCCGATCCTCTCGCGCGCGGCGAAATCGCCTTTCGCCCGCCGGGGCGGCTGATCGTCGCCGCGCATCTTTGCGTCATCGAGGGGCAAATGCCGCTCGAGGAGCTGGCCGCGCTTTTCAATTCGCAGAGCCTCTGCGTCATCGAAATCGGCAAGGCCGGCGGCGCCCAAGCGCTGACCGATTTCGCCGTCGACGCTTATGGCTTCACGCGCATGGCCATCCGCACCCTGGAGGCGCCGCCGCTCGAAGCCGGGCGTCTCGCGCAGCGCCTTCTCGAAGTCGAGACCTATCGCAGCATGGCGCTCATCGGCCTTCCGCTCGCGCGCGCCGTTTCTCCCGAGCTGACGATGATGGAGGAGGAGCTATCGGAAATCACGAATGCTTTGCGCCGCGACGAGTCGCGCAGCAATCAGCATCTGCTCAAGCGGCTTTCCGATCTTCTCGCCGCCAATGAGGCGCTTTCGACGCGCACGACTTTCCGTTTCAGCGCGAGCCGCGCCTATCATGCGCTGGTGAAAAGCCGGCTGGAATTGTTGCAAGAAGCCAAGGAAGGCCAATATCCGACCATTTCGAGCTTTCTCAACGCCCGGCTCGATCCGGCGATCGAAACCTGCAACGCCGTGCAGGCGCGCCAAACGCGCTTTTCGACCGATGTCGCCCGCACGACCAATCTGATGCGCACCGGCATCACGCTGGAGATGGAGCGACAGAACGGCGCCCTGCTCGATGACATGGTGCGTCGCACGCGCCTGCAGATGCGGCTCAACCGCATGGTGCAGGGCATCTCGGTCGCCGGCCTCGCTTATTATCTCGTAGGGTTGTTCGCCTTCATCGCCAAGGGATTGAAGGAGGCGGGCGCATTGCCGGAGGCCATCTCCGCGGATATGGCCGGGGCGATCTTCGTGCCTTTCGCGCTGCTCATTTCCTGGGCCTTCATGGCGCGCGTGCGCGTCTTGTCGATCCGCGCAGCCAAGGAAGAGCTGGGCGATTAG